In one window of Brassica rapa cultivar Chiifu-401-42 chromosome A07, CAAS_Brap_v3.01, whole genome shotgun sequence DNA:
- the LOC103830006 gene encoding CDP-diacylglycerol--glycerol-3-phosphate 3-phosphatidyltransferase 2, producing the protein MGEEDTAELDQNSYNGGEDSSKVLTLPTVLTLGRVAAVPILVATFYVDCWWGRTATTSIFIAAAITDWLDGYIARKMRLGSAFGAFLDPVADKLMVAATLILLCTKPMDAVVFGPVPWLVTVPSIAIIGREITMSAVREWAASQNGKLSKAVAVNSLGKWKTATQMIALTILLASRDSSFERLLPPGIGLLYVSAGLSIWSLVVYMRQIVRVLLKKK; encoded by the exons ATGGGCGAAGAAGACACCGCGGAATTGGATCAGAACAGTTATAATGGTGGCGAAGATTCTTCCAAAGTGCTTACATTGCCCACCGTATTAACCCTCGGCCGTGTCGCCGCCGTTCCGATCCTCGTCGCGA CCTTCTACGTTGATTGCTGGTGGGGGAGAACTGCCACAACGAGTATCTTCATTGCAGCTGCCATTACAGATTGGCTTGACGGGTACATTGCGAGAAAG ATGAGATTAGGCTCTGCGTTTGGTGCTTTTTTGGATCCAGTTGCAGATAAG CTTATGGTAGCAGCAACGTTGATATTGCTGTGCACTAAACCTATGGACGCTGTTGTTTTTGGACCAGTTCCTTGGTTAGTGACTGTACCTTCAATTGCTATCATTGGTAGAGAG ATTACTATGTCGGCAGTAAGAGAGTGGGCTGCATCTCAGAACGGCAAGCTTTCGAAG GCTGTTGCTGTAAATAGCTTGGGAAAGTGGAAAACTGCAACGCAGATGATAGCGCTGACCATACTGCTTGCAAGCCGGGATAGCAGTTTTGAGAGGCTATTACCGCCGGGTATTGGGTTGCTCTATGTATCTGCAGGTCTCTCTATATGGTCTTTAGTTGTTTATATGAGACAGATTGTGAGAGTACTGCTAAAGAAGAAGTAG
- the LOC103830003 gene encoding protein TONNEAU 1a — protein MDDYTREMMDLKTLVTRTLEKKGVLAKIRAELRASVFEAIEEEDRVIENNEGLPPALLGSCNDRARQLHALPSGRLLCALVCEYLEWAQLDHTLKVYQPECNLQKDSWKSELSDFSSNHGYELNRNGDSAPLLLDVLEGFLKFESMTQNMGGNSRRESETESSSSLDSRNPPRRSSASDNLPPLRRTGSGSQGSDRRGGSNYRKDEINWRHGNQDAHEEVMRASAALENLQLDRKTRNMTSSWRNVRDGANEEDGRD, from the exons ATGGACGATTACACCAGAGAGATGATGGATCTCAAGACCTTAGTCACTCGAACCCTCGAGAAGAAGGGTGTCCTCGCTAAGATCCGG GCTGAGTTACGAGCGAGTGTGTTTGAGGCAATTGAAGAAGAGGATCGAGTGATTGAGAACAACGAAGGGCTGCCTCCAGCTTTGTTGGGAAGCTGCAATGACCGTGCTAGGCAGCTTCATGCTCTTCCTTCAG GTAGGTTGCTTTGTGCGTTAGTTTGTGAGTACTTGGAGTGGGCGCAACTCGATCACACCCTCAAAGTGTATCAACCCGAATGCAATTTG CAAAAGGACTCTTGGAAGTCTGAATTAAGCGACTTTAGCAGCAACCATGGTTATGAGCTCAATAGAAATGGAGATAGCGCACCGCTCCTTCTCGATGTTCTTGAAGGATTCTTGAAGTTCGAG AGCATGACACAGAACATGGGTGGTAATTCAAGGAGAGAGTCAGAAACCGAGTCTTCATCAAGCCTTGACTCTAGGAATCCTCCTCGCAGATCATCTGCTTCTGACAATTTACCTCCTCTACGAAG GACGGGATCTGGATCCCAAGGATCGG ATAGAAGAGGTGGGAGCAATTACAGAAAAGATGAAATCAACTGGAGACACGGTAATCAAGATGCGCATGAAGAGGTAATGAGAGCTTCAGCGGCACTTGAAAATCTTCAGCTTGATAGGAAAACTCGGAACATGACATCCTCCTGGAG GAATGTGAGAGATGGAGCAAATGAAGAAGATGGGAGGGATTGA
- the LOC103830004 gene encoding phosphoribosylformylglycinamidine cyclo-ligase, chloroplastic — translation MEARILHSSSPSSCWFSSGSINRHRFSSTSPSPNPLSVSFPQKTRTTRVLSMSKKDDDTESLSYKGSGVDIDAGTELVRRIAKMAPGIGGFGGLFPLGDSYLVAGTDGVGTKLKLAFETGIHHTIGIDLVAMSVNDIVTSGAKPLFFLDYFATSRLDVDLAEKVIKGIVDGCGQSDCALLGGETAEMPDFYAEGEYDLSGFAVGIVKKDSVINGKNIVAGDVLIGLPSSGVHSNGFSLVRKVVARSGLSLKDELPGGSTTLGEALMAPTTIYVKQVLDIISRGGVKGIAHITGGGFTDNIPRVFPDGLGAVIHTDAWELPPLFKWIQQSGRIEDSEMRRTFNLGIGMVLVVSPEAASRILGEAKNGDYVAYRIGEVVDGEGVTYH, via the exons ATGGAAGCTCGGATTTTgcattcttcttctccttcttcttgcTGGTTCTCCTCCGGTTCCATCAACCGACACCGTTTCTCCTCCACTTCACCATCTCCTAACCCTCTCTCCGTCAGCTTTCCCCAGAAGACAAGAACAACAAGGGTTCTATCAATGTCGAAGAAAGATGACGACACCGAGAGTCTCAGTTACAAAGGCTCAGGTGTAGACATCGATGCCGGGACTGAGCTCGTTAGAAGAATCGCTAAGATGGCTCCTGGAATCGGCGGCTTCGGTGGTCTCTTCCCATTAG GTGACTCTTATCTCGTAGCTGGTACGGACGGTGTAGGGACTAAGCTTAAGCTGGCCTTTGAGACTGGGATCCATCACACCATTGGAATCGACTTG GTTGCTATGAGTGTGAATGATATTGTTACTTCCGGTGCTAAGCCTCTCTTCTTCCTAGATTACTTTGCTACTAGTCGTCTCGATGTTGACCTTGCAGAGAAG GTTATTAAAGGGATTGTTGATGGTTGTGGGCAATCAGACTGTGCTCTCTTAGGTGGAGAG ACTGCGGAGATGCCTGACTTTTACGCAGAGGGAGAGTACGATCTCAGTGGGTTTGCAGTTGGGATAGTGAAGAAAGATTCTGTTATCAACGGGAAGAACATAGTTGCTGGAGATGTCCTTATTGGCCTCCCATCTAGTGGTGTTCATTCCAATGGTTTCTCTTTAGTAAGAAA GGTGGTGGCTCGAAGCGGTCTTTCGCTGAAAGATGAGCTTCCTGGTGGATCAACTACCCTTGGTGAAGCTTTAATGGCACCCACTACCATTTATGTCAAGCag GTACTTGACATAATCAGCAGAGGAGGAGTGAAAGGGATAGCTCATATAACAGGTGGAGGTTTCACAGACAACATCCCTCGTGTCTTCCCTGACGGTTTAGGTGCTGTTATCCACACTGATGCTTGGGAACTTCCACCATTGTTCAAATGGATCCAACAG TCTGGGAGAATAGAAGACAGTGAGATGAGAAGGACGTTTAACCTGGGAATAGGGATGGTTCTGGTGGTTAGCCCAGAGGCTGCTTCGAGGATACTTGGTGAAGCCAAGAATGGAGACTATGTTGCGTATCGTATTGGAGAGGTTGTAGATGGTGAAGGTGTGACATATCATTAG
- the LOC103830005 gene encoding 227 kDa spindle- and centromere-associated protein, translated as MKKFFFFRSSSGNGEKTADSKMRIQASNQTEQEFDSANSQGEASGGPALRRSLSLSSAGFTFDKFGETSTNELSQDRRRDHSSRCFTPERQVRERQFEVQQDSSGSSSTCSSNLSSKVLDRYIDGEEHLEQCKQKSTSSRSDVSSSINRRRLPPRVHCTSPSNNLNDKRKSHSFREAKGTRHRLASTDRVENGSRHGSPRSLARNVIERLSESHGKSNHEPITIQDVYGGSRDRTFDSGSDVTAQRYEAVKEYHAHGYGKHQQNHIDSELEMKVKEAEKRVTVFSEEMEQQRCLSDCDFDVSSLVGAIRKLEDERLKLAYENVNLLRSQMAERASAREEMRVLKSDWDLNIQRIEKERSELQAGLEKELDRRSGEWTSKLEKFQFEERKMLERVRELAEQNVSLQRELSALHENETESKGMITHLERRVAELTTAADELHDENSYLKQTLSQVKESYAGATEDIDFLRRNFEEKDQECKELHKSVAKFLRTCKEQEKTIEGLRDGVSEESKKQPSEKKLQVEQVRLTGIELSLRKEVESMKLETDSLRQENICLLNRLKGNGKEIDVTTLKLENELKMRMSYLQDQGLPMLNESNHLCYKLLKFIKGKLTQFTETSQETVLMKDGLTEQFMIESEMKVHGIRRGTENLKRSLQTVTSVVASNSESSCSSTGRPKEQRNQTVEDNLRAELRAETLITSLLREKLYSKEQEIEQLQAEVAAAVRGNEILICEVQNTLDNLSVKTHELKDLKLQMLKKEENINRLELNLQEATKDITSLKTVLPKVSDERDQVWRELRQCCEKNMLLSSENETLRGTIDRLEEKVLEKEGEITILQDTIGSKHVNIFSSPDFKY; from the exons ATGAAGaagttcttcttctttagaTCTTCGTCTGGTAATGGTGAGAAAACAGCGGATAGCAAGATGAGAATCCAAGCTAGTAATCAGACTGAACAAGAGTTCGATAGTGCTAACTCACAAGGCGAGGCTTCTGGTGGTCCAGCTCTTAGACGAAGCCTTTCCTTGTCCTCAGCAGGTTTCACTTTTGATAAGTTTGGAGAAACTTCCACCAATGAGCTAAGCCAGGATAGGCGGCGGGATCATTCATCTCG ATGTTTCACTCCAGAAAGACAAGTGAGAGAGAGGCAGTTTGAAGTCCAGCAAGATTCATCTGGGAGCTCATCAACTTGTTCTAGTAATCTCTCTAGTAAAGTTCTGGACCGTTATATTGATGGAGAAGAGCATTTAGAACAGTGCAAGCAAAAGAGTACTTCTTCACGCAGTGATGTCTCTAGCAGCATTAACCGAAGGAGGCTTCCACCCAGAGTCCACTGTACATCTCCATCAAACAATCTCAATGACAAAAGAAAGTCACATTCGTTTAGGGAAGCTAAAGGCACCCGCCATCGTTTAGCTTCTACTGATCGTGTGGAGAATGGATCGAGGCATGGATCGCCTCGTTCGCTTGCAAGAAATGTCATTGAAAGACTCTCTGAGAGTCACGGCAAGTCAAATCATGAACCCATCACTATTCAAGATGTCTACGGTGGATCCCGTGATAGAACTTTTGACTCAGGCTCAGATGTCACTGCTCAACGTTATGAAGCTGTGAAGGAATATCATGCGCATGGCTATGGAAAGCATCAGCAAAATCATATTGACTCAGAGCTGGAAATGAAAGTTAAAGAAGCTGAGAAGAGAGTGACAGTGTTCTCTGAAGAAATGGAGCAGCAGAGATGCCTTTCTGACTGTGATTTTGATGTCTCATCTCTGGTTGGAGCCATTAGGAAACTAGAAGACGAGAGGCTCAAGTTGGCATATGAGAATGTAAATCTTTTGCGCTCCCAAATGGCTGAGAGAGCTTCTGCCAGGGAAGAAATGAGAGTGTTGAAGTCAGATTGGGACTTGAACATACAGAGAATAGAGAAAGAGAGGAGCGAGTTGCAGGCTGGATTGGAGAAAGAGCTTGATAGAAGGTCAGGCGAGTGGACTTCTAAGCTTGAGAAATTTCAGTTTGAAGAGAGGAAGATGCTGGAGCGTGTCAGAGAGCTCGCTGAGCAGAATGTCTCACTTCAGAGAGAGCTATCGGCTTTGCATGAAAACGAGACGGAGAGCAAAGGcatgatcacacatttggagaGAAGAGTTGCAGAGCTGACCACGGCAGCAGATGAGTTGCATGATGAGAACTCGTATCTTAAGCAAACTCTCTCCCAGGTCAAAGAGAGCTACGCAGGTGCTACAGAAGATATTGATTTTTTAAGAAGGAACTTTGAGGAGAAGGATCAAGAATGCAAGGAGTTGCACAAATCTGTTGCGAAGTTTCTGAGAACCTGCAAAGAACAAGAGAAGACAATCGAGGGGCTTCGAGATGGGGTTTCCGAGGAGAGTAAGAAGCAACCGTCAGAGAAGAAACTGCAGGTGGAGCAAGTAAGGTTGACAGGGATCGAGCTTTCACTTAGAAAGGAAGTTGAATCAATGAAGCTTGAAACTGACTCTCTTCGCCAGGAGAATATCTGTCTGCTGAATCGGTTGAAAGGAAACGGCAAAGAGATAGACGTTACAACGCTTAAGCTAGAGAATGAATTGAAGATGCGTATGAGCTACTTGCAAGACCAAGGATTGCCAATGCTAAATGAGAGCAACCACCTGTGTTACAAGTTACTGAAGTTCATCAAAGGGAAGCTAACTCAGTTTACTGAAACCTCTCAGGAGACAGTTTTGATGAAGGACGGGTTGACCGAGCAGTTTATGATTGAATCTGAAATGAAAGTCCATGGAATAAGGCGTGGAACTGAAAACTTGAAGAGGAGTTTGCAAACAGTGACTAGTGTGGTAGCTTCAAATTCAGAATCATCTTGCTCAAGTACGGGTAGGCCTAAGGAGCAAAGAAACCAAACAGTTGAA GATAACCTTCGAGCAGAACTGAGAGCTGAGACCCTAATCACAAGTTTATTACGGGAGAAACTGTATTCCAAGGAACAAGAAATTGAACAGCTGCAAGCAGAAGTAGCAGCAGCAGTACGAGGCAATGAGATTCTGATATGTGAGGTTCAAAACACTTTAGACAACCTATCAGTGAAGACTCACGAATTAAAGGACCTCAAGCTCCAG ATgttgaagaaagaagaaaacataaACCGGCTCGAGTTAAATCTCCAGGAAGCCACAAAAGACATAACGAGCTTGAAAACAGTGTTACCAAAAGTGTCTGATGAAAGAGACCAAGTATGGAGGGAGTTAAGACAATGCTGTGAGAAGAACATGCTGTTGAGCTCCGAGAACGAGACGTTGAGAGGGACTATAGATAGATTGGAGGAGAAAGTGTTAGAGAAAGAAGGGGAGATCACAATACTACAAGACACAATTGGAAGCAAGCATGTCAACATCTTCTCAAGTCCTGATTTCAAGTATTAA